A single genomic interval of Gossypium raimondii isolate GPD5lz chromosome 11, ASM2569854v1, whole genome shotgun sequence harbors:
- the LOC105761820 gene encoding uncharacterized protein LOC105761820 codes for MSSFTNTNNFDNLLLQTLMGRLQIRPPPNTITNSFLTQSLEDLLLDAANLSDSDSDDADKTQLAKEESKLEKEIIRVILSGKTDPLKPNSGQAVNINDHHICITFHQENGSDYRVWEWHGHIMLFDEENGYSPEYIYGNYFERLQGKTVVNEEKEKEAEKEEEEEEKIGNLGLRELIDGGADSGSGRILHRNINAGSPRI; via the exons atGAGCTCTTTCACCAACACCAACAATTTCGATAACCTTTTACTGCAAACCCTAATGGGAAGGCTTCAAATCCGCCCCCCACCCAATACCATAACAAATTCTTTCCTCACCCAATCCCTCGAAGACCTTCTCCTCGACGCCGCCAACTTATCGGACTCCGATTCCGACGATGCCGACAAAACCCAACTCGCCAAGGAAGAATCCAAGCTCGAAAAAGAGATCATTCGGGTCATCTTGTCGGGTAAAACCGACCCTTTGAAACCTAACTCCGGTCAAGCTGTTAACATCAATGACCATCATATTTGCATCACTTTTCACCAGGAGAATGGGTCGGATTATAGAGTATGGGAGTGGCATGGTCATATAATGTTGTTTGATGAAGAGAATGGGTATAGTCCCGAATATATTTACGGGAATTACTTTGAGAGATTGCAAGGGAAGACTGTTGTtaatgaagagaaagaaaaggaggccgaaaaggaggaggaggaagaggaGAAAATTGGGAATTTAGGGTTGAGGGAGTTGATTGATGGAGGTGCCGATTCGGGTTCGGGTCGGATTCTTCATAGGAATATCAATGCTGGGTCTCCAAG GATCTAG
- the LOC105761819 gene encoding uncharacterized protein LOC105761819 codes for MVDVSSSRVVDDLSDLMRAKVRACLYEYDTEFDAYYASDVDELLGNGHESKYPQKGISKCPSLPSFGCLEADEFVTTLRRMLSEGSSQAPPSCFVSLPTPMKLVSALKGSRAKQGILPKKRSVTWAPNVYDPPPTSLLHMIRNKRQHKLKRNNNDKKKIGRKGLKGTKSTRGNVGGKGVKQIRRSSESSYRWFKELVVEDRVVNEIDNFNVDKPDPYCGSGFLTQSSTGMYYSVAEAL; via the exons atggtGGATGTATCGAGTTCTCGAGTGGTCGACGATCTTAGCGACTTAATGCGGGCTAAAGTTCGTGCTTGCTTGTATGAATACGATACTGAATTCGATGCGTATTATGCTAGTGATGTGGATGAGTTACTTGGAAATGGACATGAAAGCAAATATCCTCAAAAGGGCATAAGCAAATGTCCGTCGCTACCGTCCTTTGGGTGTCTTGAAGCAGATGAATTTGTAACTACATTGCGGAGGATGTTGTCTGAGGGTTCCTCGCAAGCTCCTCCCTCTTGCTTTGTTTCCTTGCCT ACTCCCATGAAGCTAGTGTCTGCCCTCAAAGGTAGCCGAGCGAAACAGGGAATATTACCGAAGAAACGCAGTGTGACATGGGCACCCAATGTGTACGATCCTCCACCGACATCGCTATTGCATATGATTAGAAACAAAAGGCAACACAAGTTGAAGAGGAACAACAacgacaaaaagaaaataggaagGAAAGGGTTGAAAGGCACCAAGTCGACGCGAGGTAACGTCGGCGGGAAAGGCGTCAAACAAATTCGCAGAAGCAGCGAAAGTTCTTACAGGTGGTTTAAAGAACTGGTGGTTGAAGATAGAGTAGTTAATGAGATCGACAATTTCAACGTTGACAAGCCGGACCCTTATTGTGGCAGCGGTTTTTTAACACAGTCGTCGACCGGAATGTACTACTCTGTGGCAGAGGCTCTATGA
- the LOC105761821 gene encoding origin of replication complex subunit 2, whose product MDFNVAEEEEFGFSRNYFLAKEMGSSGKKSARKLSDINVVDEQELREASANIEPKHQNDVADLINSYKSLYPKWVFDLRCGFGLLMYGFGSKKSLIEDFASTALAEHSVVVINGYLQSINIKQVIIALAEILWEQLKLKRKVSSGSLPKVQQPFSSRSMDDLLVFLDGPEMDEKDSFICVVVNNIDGPGLRDTETQQYLARLASCSYIRVVASIDHVNAPLLWDKKMVHAQFNWYWYHVPTFAPYKVEGLFLPLILAHGSSKQSAKTALIVLQSLTPNAQSVFRILAEYQLSHPDDEGMAIDNLYSISRERFLVSSQVTLNAHLTEFKDHELVKTKRHSDGQDCLYIPLTKEGLEKLLSEIS is encoded by the exons ATGGATTTTAACGTGGCGGAGGAAGAGGAATTTGGATTCTCAAGAAACTATTTCTTAGCAAAAGAAATGGGCAGTTCTGGGAAGAAATCTGCTCGTAAACTCAGTGATATCAACGTCGTTGACGAACAG GAACTTAGAGAAGCTTCAGCTAATATTGAACCAAAGCATCAAAACGACGTTGCAGATTTAATAAATAGTTACAAAAGTTTATACCCAAAATGGGTTTTTGATCTCAG atgtGGTTTTGGTCTTCTAATGTATGGATTTGGATCAAAGAAATCATTGATTGAAGATTTTGCGTCAACCGCTTTGGCAGAGCATTCTGTTGTTGTAATTAATGGTTACCTTCAATCAATCAATATAAAACAG GTTATAATAGCCTTGGCTGAGATTCTATGGGAACAATTAAAATTGAAACGGAAGGTTTCATCCGGGAGTTTGCCTAAAGTTCAACAGCCGTTTAGTTCTCGATCTATGGATGATCTTTTGGTGTTTTTAGATGGACCTGAGATGGATGAGAAGGATAGTTTCATATGTGTTGTTGTTAACAATATCGATGGACCTGGGTTAAGAGATACCGAAACTCAACAATATCTTGCACGACTTGCTTCTTGTTCTTATATCCGTGTTGTTGCCTCTATTGACCATGTGAATGCACCACTTT TGTGGGACAAGAAGATGGTTCATGCACAATTTAACTGGTACTGGTATCATGTTCCTACGTTTGCACCGTACAAGGTCGAGGGGCTCTTTTTACCTTTGATTCTCGCACACGGCAGTAGTAAACAGAGTGCCAAAACAGCTTTGATCGTTTTACAGAGTTTAACCCCGAACGCTCAAAGTGTGTTCCGGATCCTCGCCGAATATCAACTGTCTCATCCCGATGATGAAG GAATGGCAATAGATAATCTGTACTCCATCTCTCGAGAGCGGTTCCTCGTAAGCAGCCAGGTAACGCTAAACGCCCACTTGACTGAGTTCAAAGATCATGAGCTAGTTAAGACCAAAAGGCATTCAGATGGACAGGATTGCTTGTACATTCCTCTCACAAAGGAAGGCCTCGAAAAGTTATTATCAGAGATAAGTTGA